The Anabaena sp. PCC 7108 region GATGTTGTAGAAGGTAAAAGCAAATTAGAAAATAATCTCCAACAATATGGACTTTGGGATGATAGTTATAGCTCCCGAATTATCCCAATTGTAGGTGATTTAGCACAGCCACTTTTAGGTATTGATGCAGAACAGTTCCAAACCTTAGCAGCTAATATTGATACTATTTATCATAGTGGGGCTATGCTGAATTATGTTTATCCATATTCAGCTTTAAAAACTGCTAATGTTTTGGGAACTCAGGAAGTTTTACGCTTGGCTTGTAAAACCAAAGTAAAGCCTGTTCATTACGTTTCTAGTGTGGCTGTTTTTGAATCAACTGCTTATGCTGGCAAGGTAGTTACAGAACAACAAGACTTTAATGATTGGGAAGGCATTTTCCTCGGCTACTCACAAACTAAATGGGTATCTGAAAAGTTAGTAAAAATTGCCGGTAGTCGGGGGCTTCCTATCACTATCTACAGACCACCTTTGATTTCTGGAGATAGCACTACTGGTATTTGTAATACCCATGACTTTATCAATTTGATGATTAAAGGCTGTCTACAAATGGGATCTTTTCCTGATGTAGATTATATGTTGGATATGTCTCCTGTTGATTATGTCAGCAAAGCTATTGTTTATTTATCACGTCAACAAAAATCCATTGGTAAGGCTTTTCACTTACAACATCCTCAACCTGCATCTTTAGCATCTTTAGTTGATTGGGTACGCTCATTTGGTTTTTCAATTAAGATGGTTCCCTATGAACAGTGGCAAGCTGATTTAATTAATAATGTCACTTCTGCTGATAATCCTTTGTACACCCTAAGACCATTCTTATTAGAGCGTTGGTCTGATGAACAATTGACTATTCCCGATTTGTATTTGCAAGCCAGAAGACCGATTATTAGTTGCCAAGAAACTCTAGAAGCACTAGCTGGTACTGCGATTGTTTGTCCACCACTCGACTCACAATTATTGATGACTTACACTTCCTATTTGGTTCAAACTGGTTTCTTGAGTCTTGCTTAGTTATTAAGTAAACAGGGTGGGCATTGCTCACCCTACTCTGTTGAAATGCCAGTATTTCCGGCTAATTTCACAAAAATTTTGACATGAATATACAAGACAAACAAACTGCTCTGATTACTGGGGCAGCTAGTGGAATTGGTTACGAATTAGCCTGTATTTTTGCCTCCAAAAATTACAATCTTGTTTTGGTCGATAGAAATAGACTAAAACTTGCAGAAATAGATGTTGAATTTCAACAAAAGTTCAAAGTTTTTCCTAAGATTCTTGTTAAAGATTTATCTATATCAACATCGCCAGAAGAAATTTTTACTGAGCTACAACAAGCTGAGATCAAAGTTAATGTCCTAGTCAATAATGCTGGATTTGGTACTTATGGCTTATTCAATGAAACAAGCTTGAGTATTGAATTAGAAATGTTACAGGTAAATTTAGTTTGTCTTACCCATTTAACTAAGTTATTTCTCAAAGAGATGGTTAAACAAGGTCAGGGCAAAATATTAAATGTTTCTTCCGCTGCTGCTTTTCAACCTGGTCCTTTAATGGCGGTTTATTTTGCAACTAAAGCTTATGTTTTATCTTTTTCTGAAGCTATCGCTAATGAATTAGAAGGAACTGGTGTGACGGTGACAGTTCTTTGTCCAGGTTCAACCGTATCTGCATTTCATGAAAGAACAGGAATGGCAGATTCTAAGCTGGTTAAGGGTCAGAAAATGATGGATGCTCAAACTGTTGCCCAGCTTGGTTATGATGCTTTAATGCGAGGTAAGACGATTGTTATTCCCGGACTTTTAAATAAAATACTGGCTAAAAGTGTCAGATTTTTTCCTAGAAATCTGGTGACAAAAGTTGTGAGAATAATGCAGGAAGATAAGTAGTTTAGGTGATTATCAATGGTATCTAAATTAATAAAGTCCTTATACACGGACTTATTTTTTTGCTTATAATAAATCAGTATAATAACTTGCATTGCATAGCCATAGATGCGCTTTTTTCATAAACCCTAAATACAAGTACTGTATTAAATAAGTCAATTCGCTGAAACTTTGTACTCCCATCTTTGGAATCAGAGTAAGTATCAACTATAATTAATTATCCTGATCAAAAGTATTAATTTACTGGTGCTTTCTGGCGATGCCCGTGGTATCCTTGTTGCCATCGTCTCCGGTAAGAAACAATTACATCTGGAGATAGAGCAGTTAGTAACATAGCAAACTGTATGCTGTATTTACTATTGCAAAATGTACCTGATATAAAATTTTTTTATTAAAAATGCCAGTAAATTTTCTCACAGAACCTCTCATTTCCTTTACAATTCTCCTCTTAGCTATTTTTCTTGTTCCGCCGCTATTTGAGAGATTAAAATTACCTGGATTGGTGGGTTTGCTACTAGCAGGTGTAATTCTCGGTCCTAATGGACTCCATCTCCTCAACTCTAAATCAGAAACCATAAAACTGCTTTCAGATATCGGTAAA contains the following coding sequences:
- a CDS encoding thioester reductase domain-containing protein produces the protein MNLKPSYSAEDIQKFLVTNLAEVISTSTDEIDVEENLENYGLDSAQAMIIISKLEQLLGFKPSPVLLWHYPTIASLSQRLSEEVPNTSQVKDSEGKTVANVNIAPPFLDLAAEVVLDPTIQPVGNSPVSISDPKNIFLTGGTGYLGAFIIKGLLQETQANMYCLVRATDVVEGKSKLENNLQQYGLWDDSYSSRIIPIVGDLAQPLLGIDAEQFQTLAANIDTIYHSGAMLNYVYPYSALKTANVLGTQEVLRLACKTKVKPVHYVSSVAVFESTAYAGKVVTEQQDFNDWEGIFLGYSQTKWVSEKLVKIAGSRGLPITIYRPPLISGDSTTGICNTHDFINLMIKGCLQMGSFPDVDYMLDMSPVDYVSKAIVYLSRQQKSIGKAFHLQHPQPASLASLVDWVRSFGFSIKMVPYEQWQADLINNVTSADNPLYTLRPFLLERWSDEQLTIPDLYLQARRPIISCQETLEALAGTAIVCPPLDSQLLMTYTSYLVQTGFLSLA
- a CDS encoding SDR family oxidoreductase, with the translated sequence MNIQDKQTALITGAASGIGYELACIFASKNYNLVLVDRNRLKLAEIDVEFQQKFKVFPKILVKDLSISTSPEEIFTELQQAEIKVNVLVNNAGFGTYGLFNETSLSIELEMLQVNLVCLTHLTKLFLKEMVKQGQGKILNVSSAAAFQPGPLMAVYFATKAYVLSFSEAIANELEGTGVTVTVLCPGSTVSAFHERTGMADSKLVKGQKMMDAQTVAQLGYDALMRGKTIVIPGLLNKILAKSVRFFPRNLVTKVVRIMQEDK